The Catellatospora citrea DNA segment CCCGAGGACGACCTGTTCGCCGGGATCACCGGCTGACCCTGGCCACGCCGACCATCTGCCCAGGCAGCCGGACGGGGGTGCCTGGGCAGGAACGTGCTACTGCTCCCGGCGGTCGATTCGCTCGCTGATCTTCTCCGCTGCGGTGCGCAAGCTGTCCCGCTCAGCGGGATCGATGACGTCGAAGACCAGGTCGCGTACCCGGGCCACGTGCCCCGGAGCGGCCTCGGCGAGATGGGCCAGGCCCGCTTCGGTCAGGATCGCGTGGGTGTAGCGCCCATTGGCGGGGTCCGGTTCCCGGCGGACGAAACCCCGACGCTCCAACCTACTGACCATGTGGGAGAGACGGGACAGTTCGGCGTTGGTGAGGACGGCCAGTTCGCTCATGCGCATGCGCCGTCCCGGTTGGTCGGACAGTCCGGCGAGGACGTAGTACTCGACGTAGCTGAGTCCCGCATCCTGCTGGAGTTGTGCCTCCAGGGCAATGGGCAGCTTGTGCATCATCAGCGCGAACTGCTGCCAGGTCGCCAGCTCCGCCGGAGTCAGCCAGCGCGGCTGATCGTTCGGGCGTGGCGGCTGTTCAGGCATCCCCGGAGTCTAACTGACGTGAACGTTCACGTGTCACACTCGCGTCACGGTGCCAGCTTCGCGTTCATGGTCGGTTCGACGACGAGCACCTTCGAGAAAGCGCAGCGGATTCGGGCCTGTTCGGCCAGGTGTTGGAAGACCTGCGGTGACATCCCGGGTGCCGTCGCCTCGACCGTGAGGTGCACGGCGACGATGGCGGGACCGCGGTCATCGACACCCATGGTCACATCCGCCGTGGTGCTGACGGAGGCGATCTGGGACCCCTCCTTGCCGGAGATGTTGGACAGGGCCTCGTTGTAGCAGGCGGCGTATGCCGCTGCCAGCAGCTCTTCCGGGCATGCTCCCGCAGCACCCTCGAACCGACTCGCGTAG contains these protein-coding regions:
- a CDS encoding MarR family winged helix-turn-helix transcriptional regulator; amino-acid sequence: MPEQPPRPNDQPRWLTPAELATWQQFALMMHKLPIALEAQLQQDAGLSYVEYYVLAGLSDQPGRRMRMSELAVLTNAELSRLSHMVSRLERRGFVRREPDPANGRYTHAILTEAGLAHLAEAAPGHVARVRDLVFDVIDPAERDSLRTAAEKISERIDRREQ
- a CDS encoding OsmC family peroxiredoxin, encoding MTRTVSGWSDWSGTLLDGAGTISTRSSTLDAVPYTYASRFEGAAGACPEELLAAAYAACYNEALSNISGKEGSQIASVSTTADVTMGVDDRGPAIVAVHLTVEATAPGMSPQVFQHLAEQARIRCAFSKVLVVEPTMNAKLAP